The Acanthopagrus latus isolate v.2019 chromosome 6, fAcaLat1.1, whole genome shotgun sequence genome includes a region encoding these proteins:
- the phf20a gene encoding PHD finger protein 20 isoform X2, protein MSKTPPTRRGISFEVGAQLEARDSLKNWYAANIEKIDYEGEKVLIHYRQWSHRYDEWFDWTSPYLRPVERVQLRRQGLQDDAPVPGFHVNDKVLASWSDCRFYPAKVISVNKNASYTVKFYDGVIQTVKGIHVKPFIKERGGVGGGKSRSTERNMVRRCPNRRDRRPQENGGPKNKRARRSTSDQEEDSNSEDEEREETMVNEKNKKINGEVEAAATVKQEEEISEQADQNKHRDAEKGAGLTNGVKVEDDDEQNEERCHINGDVKKEEEELEQSETKPYTESPKPYAELPAQTSAQTEQVSVTMTTTESNGDVEQKPNVQSESPQPAADVPPPQPVKPVRKQGFHNPNRFSREPLYRVIKNQPPPVLSINLDHNPFKCSAPGCTKSFRKAKLLHYHMKYYHGEEQPLEGERSPTRSVQTRASEKQVTGTCLDGPKRRRTISASMHSVGAAAAPRGEVKTAGRRTSAPPLVSTQGHQQRALLREKSKENQLDRNGCQQQDKDLDKSCFDIGSVKDKLKEKPKQKDFLRIKLKKKKKKKKAKSDYTGSEENIDISVLGLQSKLNLPLKYPLSHNHKPEAYPSRPGYSYSEQIHVDDDDSISDWSTDSCGWSDDEFGGDLDFTTPPLSVDSGAVDTSDQEIVRCICEVEEENDFMIQCEDCLCWQHGTCMGLLEDNVPDRYTCYICRDPPGQRQSLRYWYDREWLSNGHMYGLSFLEENYSHQNAKKITTTHQLLGDVHHLVEVLNGLQLKMSVLQSNTHPDLQLWRQPWKHLERSRACSDSCRGSDAAPSPVTPDEDMSRGEILMSNALEKLSRAATAATSSSSCSSSPFPSFQDSYITSEHCYQKPRAYYPAVEQRLVVETRQGSELEDSMRSTEELLEREQRYGSLLETDKPKATGTSYKASFGGSWSQAETKEEAGRDSADATDDNSMQHQQRQINLLDHIDAVQDEVSHRMDFIERELDVLESWLDYTGELEPPEPLARLPQLKHRMKRLLTQLGKVQQIALYSST, encoded by the exons ATGAGTAAGACGCCCCCCACCAGAAGAGGGATATCATTTGAGGTGGGAGCTCAGCTTGAGGCCAGAGACAGCCTCAAAAACTG gTATGCTGCCAACATAGAGAAGATTGACTACGAAGGTGAAAAAGTGCTTATCCATTACCGGCAGTGGAGCCACCGTTACGACGAGTGGTTTGACTGGACAAGTCCATACCTGAGACCTGTAGAGAGGGTACAGCTGAGGCGACAGGGCTTGCAGGACGACGCTCCTGTACCT GGCTTTCATGTGAATGACAAGGTCCTTGCCAGCTGGTCTGACTGCCGTTTCTACCCCGCTAAGGTCATTTCGGTCAATAAAAATG CATCCTACACTGTGAAGTTCTATGATGGTGTTATACAGACAGTGAAGGGAATACACGTGAAGCCTTTTATTAAAGAG AGAggtggtgttggtggagggAAGTCTCGGTCCACTGAAAGGAACATGGTTAGAAGGTGCCCAAACCGCAGAGACAGGAGGCCTCAGGAGAACGGAGGTCCCAAGAACAAGCGAGCCAGACGCAGCACCTCCGACcaagaggaggacagcaacagtgAGGACGAAGAGCGTGAAGAAACAATGGTtaatgagaaaaacaagaaaataaatggtGAGGTAGAGGCTGCAGCCACTgtcaaacaggaggaggaaatatCAGAGCAAGCAGACCAGAACAAGCACAGGGATGCAGAAAAGGGGGCTGGACTCACAAATGGGGTGAAAGTAGAAGACGACGATGAGCAGAATGAGGAAAGATGCCACATAAATGGAGACgtgaaaaaggaagaggaggaactaGAGCAGAGTGAAACAAAGCCATATACAGAGTCACCTAAGCCATACGCTGAGTTGCCCGCTCAAACGTCAGCACAAACGGAGCAGGTGTCGGTCACTATGACAACCACAGAATCCAATGGCGATGTGGAGCAGAAGCCAAACGTCCAATCAGAAAGccctcagccagcagcagatgTGCCACCTCCCCAGCCTGTGAAAC CGGTAAGGAAGCAGGGCTTCCACAACCCCAACAGATTCAGCAGAGAACCAT TGTACCGGGTTATCAAAAACCAACCTCCCCCTGTCCTGTCCATCAACCTCGACCACAACCCGTTTAAGTGCAGCGCTCCTGGCTGTACAAAGTCATTCCGTAAGGCCAAGCTGCTGCACTACCACATGAAGTATTATCATGGTGAGGAGCAGCCTCTGGAGGGTGAGCGCAGCCCCACCAGGAGTGTCCAGACCAGAGCCTCTGAGAAACAGGTTACTGGCACCTGTTTGGACGGCCCCAAGAGAAGGCGCACTATCTCTGCCTCTATGC ACTCTGTTGGAGCTGCCGCAGCTCCCCGTGGGGAGGTGAAGACTGCTGGTAGGCGCACATCGGCACCACCTTTAGTCAGCACCCAGGGCCATCAGCAGAGGGCACTGCTGAGGGAGAAGAGCAAGGAGAACCAGCTGGACAGAAATGGATGCCAGCAGCAGGACAAGGACCTGGACAAAAGTTGCTTTGACATTG GGTCAgttaaagacaaactgaaagagAAACCAAAGCAGAAGGACTTCCTCCGGATTaaactaaagaagaagaaaaagaaaaagaaggccAAGTCTG ACTACACAGGTAGTGAGGAGAATATTGACATCTCTGTATTGGGTCTTCAGTCCAAATTGAATTTGCCACTCAAATACCCCCTCTCACACAATCACAAGCCTGAGGCCTACCCCAGCAGGCCCGGATACAGCTACTCAGAGCAGATACATGTGGATG ATGATGATAGCATCAGTGACTGGTCCACTGACAGTTGTGGGTGGAGCGACGATGAATTTGGGGGAGATTTGGACTTCACCACGCCTCCACTGAGTGTGGACTCTGGTGCCGTGGACACAAGTGACCAGGAAATAGTGAGATGTATCtgtgaggtggaggaagagaatgACTTCATGATTCAG TGTGAAGATTGTTTGTGCTGGCAACATGGCACCTGCATGGGCCTGCTGGAAGACAATGTTCCAGACAGATACACTTGCTACATCTGCAGAGACCCACCAG GTCAGAGGCAGAGTCTGCGCTACTGGTATGATCGCGAGTGGTTGAGCAATGGCCACATGTATGGCCTGTCCTTCCTGGAGGAGAACTACTCCCACCAAAATGCCAAGAAGATCACCACCACCCACCAGCTGCTGGGAGATGTGCACCACCTGGTAGAGGTCCTCAATGGACTGCAGCTCAAGATGAGCGTCCTTCA GAGCAATACTCACCCTGACTTGCAGCTGTGGCGGCAGCCCTGGAAGCATTTAGAGCGGTCCCGGGCCTGCTCTGACTCGTGTCGTGGAAGTGATGCAGCTCCATCCCCTGTGACACCTGATGAGGACATGAGCCGAGGAGAGATTTTAATGTCCAACGCCCTGGAGAAGCTGAGCCGGGCTGCCACAGCTGCCACCTCCTCTTCgtcctgctcttcctccccctTCCCATCCTTCCAGGACTCATACATTACCAGTGAACATTGCTATCAGAAACCACGGGCATATTACCCGGCGGTGGAGCAGAGGCTGGTGGTGGAGACCCGACAGGGCTCCGAGCTGGAGGACAGTATGAGGAGCACTGAGGAACTGTTGGAGCGGGAGCAGCGCTATGGAAGCCTGCTGGAGACAGACAAGCCTAAAGCAACTGGCACCAGTTACAAG GCTTCATTTGGTGGCTCTTGGTCTCAGGCTGAGACGAAGGAAGAGGCGGGAAGAGATTCTGCAGATGCTACAGATGATAACAGCATGCAGCATCAACAGAGGCAGATCAACCTGCTGGATCACATCGATGCAGTTCAGGATGAGGTCTCACACAGGATGGACTTCATTGAAAGGGAGCTGGATG TGCTGGAGAGCTGGCTGGACTACACTGGGGAACTGGAACCCCCGGAACCCCTGGCCCGTCTGCCTCAGCTCAAACACCGCATGAAGCGGCTGCTGACACAGCTGGGCAAGGTGCAGCAGATTGCCCTGTACAGTTCCACATGA
- the phf20a gene encoding PHD finger protein 20 isoform X4 has protein sequence MSKTPPTRRGISFEVGAQLEARDSLKNWYAANIEKIDYEGEKVLIHYRQWSHRYDEWFDWTSPYLRPVERVQLRRQGLQDDAPVPGFHVNDKVLASWSDCRFYPAKVISVNKNASYTVKFYDGVIQTVKGIHVKPFIKERGGVGGGKSRSTERNMVRRCPNRRDRRPQENGGPKNKRARRSTSDQEEDSNSEDEEREETMVNEKNKKINGEVEAAATVKQEEEISEQADQNKHRDAEKGAGLTNGVKVEDDDEQNEERCHINGDVKKEEEELEQSETKPYTESPKPYAELPAQTSAQTEQVSVTMTTTESNGDVEQKPNVQSESPQPAADVPPPQPVKPVRKQGFHNPNRFSREPLYRVIKNQPPPVLSINLDHNPFKCSAPGCTKSFRKAKLLHYHMKYYHGEEQPLEGERSPTRSVQTRASEKQVTGTCLDGPKRRRTISASMHSVGAAAAPRGEVKTAGRRTSAPPLVSTQGHQQRALLREKSKENQLDRNGCQQQDKDLDKSCFDIGSVKDKLKEKPKQKDFLRIKLKKKKKKKKAKSDDDSISDWSTDSCGWSDDEFGGDLDFTTPPLSVDSGAVDTSDQEIVRCICEVEEENDFMIQCEDCLCWQHGTCMGLLEDNVPDRYTCYICRDPPGQRQSLRYWYDREWLSNGHMYGLSFLEENYSHQNAKKITTTHQLLGDVHHLVEVLNGLQLKMSVLQSNTHPDLQLWRQPWKHLERSRACSDSCRGSDAAPSPVTPDEDMSRGEILMSNALEKLSRAATAATSSSSCSSSPFPSFQDSYITSEHCYQKPRAYYPAVEQRLVVETRQGSELEDSMRSTEELLEREQRYGSLLETDKPKATGTSYKASFGGSWSQAETKEEAGRDSADATDDNSMQHQQRQINLLDHIDAVQDEVSHRMDFIERELDVLESWLDYTGELEPPEPLARLPQLKHRMKRLLTQLGKVQQIALYSST, from the exons ATGAGTAAGACGCCCCCCACCAGAAGAGGGATATCATTTGAGGTGGGAGCTCAGCTTGAGGCCAGAGACAGCCTCAAAAACTG gTATGCTGCCAACATAGAGAAGATTGACTACGAAGGTGAAAAAGTGCTTATCCATTACCGGCAGTGGAGCCACCGTTACGACGAGTGGTTTGACTGGACAAGTCCATACCTGAGACCTGTAGAGAGGGTACAGCTGAGGCGACAGGGCTTGCAGGACGACGCTCCTGTACCT GGCTTTCATGTGAATGACAAGGTCCTTGCCAGCTGGTCTGACTGCCGTTTCTACCCCGCTAAGGTCATTTCGGTCAATAAAAATG CATCCTACACTGTGAAGTTCTATGATGGTGTTATACAGACAGTGAAGGGAATACACGTGAAGCCTTTTATTAAAGAG AGAggtggtgttggtggagggAAGTCTCGGTCCACTGAAAGGAACATGGTTAGAAGGTGCCCAAACCGCAGAGACAGGAGGCCTCAGGAGAACGGAGGTCCCAAGAACAAGCGAGCCAGACGCAGCACCTCCGACcaagaggaggacagcaacagtgAGGACGAAGAGCGTGAAGAAACAATGGTtaatgagaaaaacaagaaaataaatggtGAGGTAGAGGCTGCAGCCACTgtcaaacaggaggaggaaatatCAGAGCAAGCAGACCAGAACAAGCACAGGGATGCAGAAAAGGGGGCTGGACTCACAAATGGGGTGAAAGTAGAAGACGACGATGAGCAGAATGAGGAAAGATGCCACATAAATGGAGACgtgaaaaaggaagaggaggaactaGAGCAGAGTGAAACAAAGCCATATACAGAGTCACCTAAGCCATACGCTGAGTTGCCCGCTCAAACGTCAGCACAAACGGAGCAGGTGTCGGTCACTATGACAACCACAGAATCCAATGGCGATGTGGAGCAGAAGCCAAACGTCCAATCAGAAAGccctcagccagcagcagatgTGCCACCTCCCCAGCCTGTGAAAC CGGTAAGGAAGCAGGGCTTCCACAACCCCAACAGATTCAGCAGAGAACCAT TGTACCGGGTTATCAAAAACCAACCTCCCCCTGTCCTGTCCATCAACCTCGACCACAACCCGTTTAAGTGCAGCGCTCCTGGCTGTACAAAGTCATTCCGTAAGGCCAAGCTGCTGCACTACCACATGAAGTATTATCATGGTGAGGAGCAGCCTCTGGAGGGTGAGCGCAGCCCCACCAGGAGTGTCCAGACCAGAGCCTCTGAGAAACAGGTTACTGGCACCTGTTTGGACGGCCCCAAGAGAAGGCGCACTATCTCTGCCTCTATGC ACTCTGTTGGAGCTGCCGCAGCTCCCCGTGGGGAGGTGAAGACTGCTGGTAGGCGCACATCGGCACCACCTTTAGTCAGCACCCAGGGCCATCAGCAGAGGGCACTGCTGAGGGAGAAGAGCAAGGAGAACCAGCTGGACAGAAATGGATGCCAGCAGCAGGACAAGGACCTGGACAAAAGTTGCTTTGACATTG GGTCAgttaaagacaaactgaaagagAAACCAAAGCAGAAGGACTTCCTCCGGATTaaactaaagaagaagaaaaagaaaaagaaggccAAGTCTG ATGATGATAGCATCAGTGACTGGTCCACTGACAGTTGTGGGTGGAGCGACGATGAATTTGGGGGAGATTTGGACTTCACCACGCCTCCACTGAGTGTGGACTCTGGTGCCGTGGACACAAGTGACCAGGAAATAGTGAGATGTATCtgtgaggtggaggaagagaatgACTTCATGATTCAG TGTGAAGATTGTTTGTGCTGGCAACATGGCACCTGCATGGGCCTGCTGGAAGACAATGTTCCAGACAGATACACTTGCTACATCTGCAGAGACCCACCAG GTCAGAGGCAGAGTCTGCGCTACTGGTATGATCGCGAGTGGTTGAGCAATGGCCACATGTATGGCCTGTCCTTCCTGGAGGAGAACTACTCCCACCAAAATGCCAAGAAGATCACCACCACCCACCAGCTGCTGGGAGATGTGCACCACCTGGTAGAGGTCCTCAATGGACTGCAGCTCAAGATGAGCGTCCTTCA GAGCAATACTCACCCTGACTTGCAGCTGTGGCGGCAGCCCTGGAAGCATTTAGAGCGGTCCCGGGCCTGCTCTGACTCGTGTCGTGGAAGTGATGCAGCTCCATCCCCTGTGACACCTGATGAGGACATGAGCCGAGGAGAGATTTTAATGTCCAACGCCCTGGAGAAGCTGAGCCGGGCTGCCACAGCTGCCACCTCCTCTTCgtcctgctcttcctccccctTCCCATCCTTCCAGGACTCATACATTACCAGTGAACATTGCTATCAGAAACCACGGGCATATTACCCGGCGGTGGAGCAGAGGCTGGTGGTGGAGACCCGACAGGGCTCCGAGCTGGAGGACAGTATGAGGAGCACTGAGGAACTGTTGGAGCGGGAGCAGCGCTATGGAAGCCTGCTGGAGACAGACAAGCCTAAAGCAACTGGCACCAGTTACAAG GCTTCATTTGGTGGCTCTTGGTCTCAGGCTGAGACGAAGGAAGAGGCGGGAAGAGATTCTGCAGATGCTACAGATGATAACAGCATGCAGCATCAACAGAGGCAGATCAACCTGCTGGATCACATCGATGCAGTTCAGGATGAGGTCTCACACAGGATGGACTTCATTGAAAGGGAGCTGGATG TGCTGGAGAGCTGGCTGGACTACACTGGGGAACTGGAACCCCCGGAACCCCTGGCCCGTCTGCCTCAGCTCAAACACCGCATGAAGCGGCTGCTGACACAGCTGGGCAAGGTGCAGCAGATTGCCCTGTACAGTTCCACATGA
- the phf20a gene encoding PHD finger protein 20 isoform X1 — translation MSKTPPTRRGISFEVGAQLEARDSLKNWYAANIEKIDYEGEKVLIHYRQWSHRYDEWFDWTSPYLRPVERVQLRRQGLQDDAPVPVSYGFHVNDKVLASWSDCRFYPAKVISVNKNASYTVKFYDGVIQTVKGIHVKPFIKERGGVGGGKSRSTERNMVRRCPNRRDRRPQENGGPKNKRARRSTSDQEEDSNSEDEEREETMVNEKNKKINGEVEAAATVKQEEEISEQADQNKHRDAEKGAGLTNGVKVEDDDEQNEERCHINGDVKKEEEELEQSETKPYTESPKPYAELPAQTSAQTEQVSVTMTTTESNGDVEQKPNVQSESPQPAADVPPPQPVKPVRKQGFHNPNRFSREPLYRVIKNQPPPVLSINLDHNPFKCSAPGCTKSFRKAKLLHYHMKYYHGEEQPLEGERSPTRSVQTRASEKQVTGTCLDGPKRRRTISASMHSVGAAAAPRGEVKTAGRRTSAPPLVSTQGHQQRALLREKSKENQLDRNGCQQQDKDLDKSCFDIGSVKDKLKEKPKQKDFLRIKLKKKKKKKKAKSDYTGSEENIDISVLGLQSKLNLPLKYPLSHNHKPEAYPSRPGYSYSEQIHVDDDDSISDWSTDSCGWSDDEFGGDLDFTTPPLSVDSGAVDTSDQEIVRCICEVEEENDFMIQCEDCLCWQHGTCMGLLEDNVPDRYTCYICRDPPGQRQSLRYWYDREWLSNGHMYGLSFLEENYSHQNAKKITTTHQLLGDVHHLVEVLNGLQLKMSVLQSNTHPDLQLWRQPWKHLERSRACSDSCRGSDAAPSPVTPDEDMSRGEILMSNALEKLSRAATAATSSSSCSSSPFPSFQDSYITSEHCYQKPRAYYPAVEQRLVVETRQGSELEDSMRSTEELLEREQRYGSLLETDKPKATGTSYKASFGGSWSQAETKEEAGRDSADATDDNSMQHQQRQINLLDHIDAVQDEVSHRMDFIERELDVLESWLDYTGELEPPEPLARLPQLKHRMKRLLTQLGKVQQIALYSST, via the exons ATGAGTAAGACGCCCCCCACCAGAAGAGGGATATCATTTGAGGTGGGAGCTCAGCTTGAGGCCAGAGACAGCCTCAAAAACTG gTATGCTGCCAACATAGAGAAGATTGACTACGAAGGTGAAAAAGTGCTTATCCATTACCGGCAGTGGAGCCACCGTTACGACGAGTGGTTTGACTGGACAAGTCCATACCTGAGACCTGTAGAGAGGGTACAGCTGAGGCGACAGGGCTTGCAGGACGACGCTCCTGTACCTGTAAGTTAC GGCTTTCATGTGAATGACAAGGTCCTTGCCAGCTGGTCTGACTGCCGTTTCTACCCCGCTAAGGTCATTTCGGTCAATAAAAATG CATCCTACACTGTGAAGTTCTATGATGGTGTTATACAGACAGTGAAGGGAATACACGTGAAGCCTTTTATTAAAGAG AGAggtggtgttggtggagggAAGTCTCGGTCCACTGAAAGGAACATGGTTAGAAGGTGCCCAAACCGCAGAGACAGGAGGCCTCAGGAGAACGGAGGTCCCAAGAACAAGCGAGCCAGACGCAGCACCTCCGACcaagaggaggacagcaacagtgAGGACGAAGAGCGTGAAGAAACAATGGTtaatgagaaaaacaagaaaataaatggtGAGGTAGAGGCTGCAGCCACTgtcaaacaggaggaggaaatatCAGAGCAAGCAGACCAGAACAAGCACAGGGATGCAGAAAAGGGGGCTGGACTCACAAATGGGGTGAAAGTAGAAGACGACGATGAGCAGAATGAGGAAAGATGCCACATAAATGGAGACgtgaaaaaggaagaggaggaactaGAGCAGAGTGAAACAAAGCCATATACAGAGTCACCTAAGCCATACGCTGAGTTGCCCGCTCAAACGTCAGCACAAACGGAGCAGGTGTCGGTCACTATGACAACCACAGAATCCAATGGCGATGTGGAGCAGAAGCCAAACGTCCAATCAGAAAGccctcagccagcagcagatgTGCCACCTCCCCAGCCTGTGAAAC CGGTAAGGAAGCAGGGCTTCCACAACCCCAACAGATTCAGCAGAGAACCAT TGTACCGGGTTATCAAAAACCAACCTCCCCCTGTCCTGTCCATCAACCTCGACCACAACCCGTTTAAGTGCAGCGCTCCTGGCTGTACAAAGTCATTCCGTAAGGCCAAGCTGCTGCACTACCACATGAAGTATTATCATGGTGAGGAGCAGCCTCTGGAGGGTGAGCGCAGCCCCACCAGGAGTGTCCAGACCAGAGCCTCTGAGAAACAGGTTACTGGCACCTGTTTGGACGGCCCCAAGAGAAGGCGCACTATCTCTGCCTCTATGC ACTCTGTTGGAGCTGCCGCAGCTCCCCGTGGGGAGGTGAAGACTGCTGGTAGGCGCACATCGGCACCACCTTTAGTCAGCACCCAGGGCCATCAGCAGAGGGCACTGCTGAGGGAGAAGAGCAAGGAGAACCAGCTGGACAGAAATGGATGCCAGCAGCAGGACAAGGACCTGGACAAAAGTTGCTTTGACATTG GGTCAgttaaagacaaactgaaagagAAACCAAAGCAGAAGGACTTCCTCCGGATTaaactaaagaagaagaaaaagaaaaagaaggccAAGTCTG ACTACACAGGTAGTGAGGAGAATATTGACATCTCTGTATTGGGTCTTCAGTCCAAATTGAATTTGCCACTCAAATACCCCCTCTCACACAATCACAAGCCTGAGGCCTACCCCAGCAGGCCCGGATACAGCTACTCAGAGCAGATACATGTGGATG ATGATGATAGCATCAGTGACTGGTCCACTGACAGTTGTGGGTGGAGCGACGATGAATTTGGGGGAGATTTGGACTTCACCACGCCTCCACTGAGTGTGGACTCTGGTGCCGTGGACACAAGTGACCAGGAAATAGTGAGATGTATCtgtgaggtggaggaagagaatgACTTCATGATTCAG TGTGAAGATTGTTTGTGCTGGCAACATGGCACCTGCATGGGCCTGCTGGAAGACAATGTTCCAGACAGATACACTTGCTACATCTGCAGAGACCCACCAG GTCAGAGGCAGAGTCTGCGCTACTGGTATGATCGCGAGTGGTTGAGCAATGGCCACATGTATGGCCTGTCCTTCCTGGAGGAGAACTACTCCCACCAAAATGCCAAGAAGATCACCACCACCCACCAGCTGCTGGGAGATGTGCACCACCTGGTAGAGGTCCTCAATGGACTGCAGCTCAAGATGAGCGTCCTTCA GAGCAATACTCACCCTGACTTGCAGCTGTGGCGGCAGCCCTGGAAGCATTTAGAGCGGTCCCGGGCCTGCTCTGACTCGTGTCGTGGAAGTGATGCAGCTCCATCCCCTGTGACACCTGATGAGGACATGAGCCGAGGAGAGATTTTAATGTCCAACGCCCTGGAGAAGCTGAGCCGGGCTGCCACAGCTGCCACCTCCTCTTCgtcctgctcttcctccccctTCCCATCCTTCCAGGACTCATACATTACCAGTGAACATTGCTATCAGAAACCACGGGCATATTACCCGGCGGTGGAGCAGAGGCTGGTGGTGGAGACCCGACAGGGCTCCGAGCTGGAGGACAGTATGAGGAGCACTGAGGAACTGTTGGAGCGGGAGCAGCGCTATGGAAGCCTGCTGGAGACAGACAAGCCTAAAGCAACTGGCACCAGTTACAAG GCTTCATTTGGTGGCTCTTGGTCTCAGGCTGAGACGAAGGAAGAGGCGGGAAGAGATTCTGCAGATGCTACAGATGATAACAGCATGCAGCATCAACAGAGGCAGATCAACCTGCTGGATCACATCGATGCAGTTCAGGATGAGGTCTCACACAGGATGGACTTCATTGAAAGGGAGCTGGATG TGCTGGAGAGCTGGCTGGACTACACTGGGGAACTGGAACCCCCGGAACCCCTGGCCCGTCTGCCTCAGCTCAAACACCGCATGAAGCGGCTGCTGACACAGCTGGGCAAGGTGCAGCAGATTGCCCTGTACAGTTCCACATGA